In Helicoverpa armigera isolate CAAS_96S chromosome 20, ASM3070526v1, whole genome shotgun sequence, one DNA window encodes the following:
- the Htk gene encoding AT-rich interactive domain-containing protein 4A isoform X2, whose protein sequence is MQGDDPPFLPVGTDVSAKYKGAFCEAKIKKVVRNIKCKVTLKAGGGTITVNDDVIKGTLRVGNIVEVKQDPKKDPMEAVITKIQDCSQYTVVFDDGDITTLRRSALCLKSGRHFNESETLDQLPLTHPEHFSTPVIAGRRGRRGRAQSDESEGSGSGRRVKADVEPHVGRVVLVEAGGGAERRRPHQPAFPALVVAPTAQIKVKEDYLVRSFKDGRYYTVPKKEAREFRKGSAPLEWAGVEAALQYLNNAVLPPHWDRDALFNEPRNTSDDSSDDEPREEKDHFVAQLYKFMDERGTPLNRNPTIANKDIDLYRLFKVVEKLGGYNRVTNQNQWKTIADKMGFHPVTTSITNLCKQAYKKFLHSYEDFYRKLGVTLVAHPRGARTPPAGRSLIRDRDRQPPASSSASSCSTPTPPAHSALQRGKDKDSDKSETDKSEKSEKDEKPEKLEKSKEKAPRISDGEDSADNQPLIVTAPKVEKEKEREKEREKEKEKEKEKEREKEKEREREKEKEKEKEKEKEKDKDKEKDKSSASTSTSEEKEKVVLKPRSQSKGRTITPVRSDGHDKRTPKRRPLSSKSEGMSAGTSRASRRPHASTDSDSSGRASRCGPIKKMQSRRSQSANSASSGNTIASNSSKRPRKRKNTEPSTNEPTPRSGVSNVKAQVGDKLKVYYGPTQSESKVKVTYEAKVIDKSATGDLLRVHYTGWNTRYDEWIKPQRIALNVTQHEQRNKKGSGMSRRVRSKRTEESSARSDTDSDSESDDDVKRPPKKSDDKSSSKTPSRSKDVKSSDSSSSSKPRKRPVRTVSTPTSVSPPKKTRPNAGGHQGRDYDLNEIRSELKGLHTVKQEPDDAVKQEGTDKDTTPPSQSNAPPPEPMQQDKQAEDVYEFKEPEPFELELHDEKKKRTHRIFDDISPSKYTSTLSKSLSEEISEDPMRPRPSSLRSPSLSPFRDFVASRDAGRQSPEDDSKDGLFSLDDDSFPGDGSSGPTFEGFTPAKNQETYSKKSKVSKLRELIDDSPDSPADDEQSSDDEPEDIPMKMEVRAPTPVLPVVEEVKSPPTPLKDEPIEPEPELIVKEIVEVKETLKEDIPEPPKTPPPQKKPESPPAKANIQSTANTTITPPSITVTVATTSEHKAETPEKPNKEEPLRILSVAIPILEHKENTLKLKIDKKLDPVPVDPAILKMQPPSSPLIDTEEDKSEPDSPARIDVLPEPPPGFLLQSEGPKIAEKLLKAISSAKRLSMSPPPMEDRPITPKTDTIKPIKLESKLSPISPETKPVKLEPIKPLAKAEVAKKVTPDSTDTIFGEPSNLLDVKRDILDVKKAKPEEIVVPRLQSPLNILERRKSVAELPLSVPGKNNKVLSDTIQKLSSQINQSAAAVAATVPLPFPSDERTDSSDSDDSDRRLIIDKLVVDEWGSGGRSPVSAPTPSLGSLGALAAGASAVSAGLTVGAALTVGARALHAGKSPGEWSAGESLLMLEDACKNERKHSASVVVAGGPRESLSMREGREGRETREARDEDGNISLLLCEETIPGSPAPDAEPAPPRQRLHMPFASAPPHQHTKEERRAGAGGAPNPGGQGGAGGSGGGGGAGAAEGGAREAWPRGRALVDNTPPTTPDSSLDLSPPHRERRISERDSPSERKEDEHEGRGNDAAGMDVEKPHAGGRSRKASESSAAGSRHRTRRTRRDTDDASHLHPAHHTHHSHHHPPLKYNFYVELDPSWDCHTRINVLTSRLADLRKAYHSVKAELAAIDRRRKKLRRKEREAVKAAKAACS, encoded by the exons ATG CAGGGTGACGACCCACCGTTCTTGCCAGTGGGTACAGATGTTAGTGCAAAGTATAAAGGTGCATTCTGTGAAGCTAAGATAAAGAAAGTTGTAAGAAATATTAAGTGCAAG GTAACATTAAAAGCAGGTGGTGGTACAATCACAGTGAATGATGATGTGATCAAAGGTACCCTGCGTGTTGGGAACATAGTGGAGGTGAAGCAGGACCCTAAGAAGGACCCAATGGAAGCCGTCATCACTAAGATACAAGACTGTAGCCAGTATACTGTTG TATTTGACGACGGCGACATAACGACGCTACGACGTTCGGCATTGTGTCTGAAGAGTGGTCGGCACTTCAACGAAAGCGAGACTTTGGACCAGTTACCCCTCACGCATCCGGAACACTTCTCTACGCCTGTGATAGCCGGCCGGAGGGGGAGGCGTGGGAGAGCACA GTCGGATGAAAGCGAAGGCTCCGGTTCTGGGCGCCGCGTGAAGGCCGACGTGGAGCCGCACGTGGGGCGCGTGGTGCTGGTGGAGGCGGGCGGCGGGGCGGAGCGGCGCCGTCCCCACCAGCCCGCCTTCCCCGCCCTCGTGGTCGCGCCCACTGCGCAGATCAAAGTCAAGGAGGATTATCTTGTGCGCTCCTTCAAGGATGGCAGATA TTACACAGTCCCGAAGAAGGAAGCTCGCGAGTTCCGCAAGGGCAGCGCCCCACTGGAGTGGGCGGGCGTGGAGGCGGCGCTGCAGTACTTGAACAACGCCGTGCTGCCGCCACACTGGGATAGAGACGCGCTCTTCAACGAGCCTAGGAACACTTCCGATGAT AGTTCGGATGACGAGCCTCGTGAAGAAAAGGACCATTTCGTGGCGCAATTGTACAAATTCATGGATGAGCGAGGGACACCTCTCAATAGGAACCCCACAATCGCCAACAAGGATATTGACTTGTACAGATTATTCAAA GTTGTGGAGAAGCTGGGTGGCTACAACAGAGTGACAAATCAGAATCAATGGAAAACCATAGCTGATAAGATGGGTTTCCACCCAGTGACAACAAGCATCACAAACCTATGTAAACAAGCATACAAGAA GTTCCTGCACAGTTACGAGGACTTCTACCGCAAGCTGGGCGTGACGCTAGTGGCGCACCCGCGCGGCGCCCGCACCCCCCCCGCCGGCCGCTCCCTCATCCGCGACCGCGACCGCCAGCCGCCCGCCTCCTCCTCCGCGTCCAGCTGCTCCacgcccacgccgcccgcgcactcCGCGCTACAG CGTGGCAAAGATAAGGATTCGGACAAAAGTGAGACGGACAAGAGCGAGAAGAGTGAAAAAGACGAGAAGCCGGAGAAGTTAGAGAAATCGAAGGAGAAGGCGCCGCGCATCAGCGACGGAGAGGATAGCGCCGACAACCAGCCACTCATCGTCACTGCTCCTAA AGTggagaaagaaaaagaaagggAAAAAGAACGCGAAAAGGAgaaggaaaaagaaaaagagaAGGAACGCGAAAAGGAGAAGGAAAGAGAAAGAGAGAAGGAGAAAGAGAAAGAAAAGGAAAAGGAGAAAGAGAAGGATAAGGATAAGGAAAAAGACAAGAGTTCAGCGTCGACCAGCACGAGCGAGGAGAAAGAGAAAGTGGTGTTGAAGCCTAGATCTCAGTCTAAAGGCCGCACTATCACGCCTGTTAGGAGCGACGGACACGACAAGCGTACGCCCAAGAGACGCCCCCTGTCTTCCAAGA GTGAAGGTATGAGTGCGGGCACATCACGGGCGTCTCGGCGGCCGCATGCGTCAACTGATAGCGACAGCTCGGGACGGGCTTCCAG GTGTGGACCTATAAAGAAAATGCAGAGTCGCCGCAGCCAGAGCGCCAACTCAGCGAGTAGCGGCAATACTATTGCTTCTAACAGCAGCAAGCGACCACGCAAGAGGAAGAACACAGA GCCATCAACAAATGAACCGACACCGCGATCTGGAGTATCGAACGTGAAGGCTCAAGTGGGCGACAAGCTGAAAGTGTATTACGGACCCACCCAGTCCGAATCCAAGGTAAAA GTAACATACGAAGCTAAAGTGATAGACAAGTCAGCGACGGGCGACCTCTTACGAGTACACTATACCGGCTGGAACACGCGGTATGACGAGTGGATCAAACCGCAACGGATCGCGCTTAACGTTACACAGCATGAGCAGAGGAATAAGAAG ggaTCGGGCATGAGTAGGCGTGTTCGTAGCAAGAGGACAGAAG AGTCATCAGCACGATCAGATACAGACAGCGATTCAGAAAGCGATGACGATGTCAAGAGGCCGCCTAAGAAGTCGGACGATAAATCAAgctcaaaaa CTCCTTCAAGATCTAAAGATGTAAAATCCAGTGACAGCAGTAGTTCAAGCAAGCCCCGCAAGAGGCCAGTGCGAACAGTATCGACGCCCACTTCGGTATCTCCTCCTAAGAAGACGCGGCCCAACGCCGGCGGGCACCAGGGCCGCGACTACGACCTCAACGAGATACGATCAGAGCTTAAAGGCCTTCATACTGTCAAACAGGAGCCTGATGACGCGGTCAAACAGGAGGGCACCGACAAAGATACTACCCCCCCTTCGCAGTCAAACGCCCCTCCCCCAGAACCAATGCAACAAGACAAACAAGCCGAAGACGTGTACGAGTTCAAAGAACCCGAGCCCTTCGAACTGGAACTACATGATGAAAAGAAAAAGCGAACACATCGGATATTCGACGATATTTCGCCAAGCAAATATACGTCTACTTTGTCCAAGTCGTTGAGTGAGGAAATTTCAGAGGATCCGATGCGACCGCGGCCGTCTTCTCTAAGGTCTCCTTCCTTGTCGCCATTCAGAGATTTCGTAGCAAGTCGGGACGCGGGTCGCCAGAGTCCTGAAGATGACTCTAAGGATGGACTGTTCTCACTAGACGATGACTCATTTCCAGGCGACGGTAGTTCAGGACCCACTTTTGAAGGTTTCACTCCAGCCAAGAATCAAGAAACATATTCTAAAAAGAGCAAGGTGTCTAAGCTGAGAGAACTCATTGATGATTCTCCAGATAGTCCAGCAGATGATGAACAGTCTTCTGATGATGAACCAGAAGACATACCCATGAAAATGGAAGTAAGAGCACCGACTCCAGTATTACCAGTTGTTGAAGAAGTTAAGAGCCCTCCAACTCCTCTAAAAGACGAACCAATAGAGCCAGAACCAGAGTTAATTGTTAAAGAAATAGTCGAAGTGAAGGAAACGCTTAAAGAGGACATTCCCGAGCCGCCTAAAACGCCGCCACCTCAGAAGAAACCTGAGTCTCCACCTGCAAAAGCGAATATACAATCTACTGCAAACACTACAATTACTCCGCCAAGCATCACAGTCACAGTGGCAACTACTTCAGAACATAAAGCAGAAACCCCTGAGAAGCCTAACAAAGAAGAACCCTTAAGAATTCTCTCGGTTGCTATTCCCATTCTAGAACATAAAGAAAATACACTCAAGCTTAAAATTGATAAGAAATTGGATCCTGTGCCAGTAGACCCTGCAATTCTGAAGATGCAGCCTCCTTCGAGCCCTTTGATCGACACCGAGGAAGACAAATCGGAACCGGACAGTCCCGCTAGAATCGATGTACTCCCGGAGCCGCCACCAGGGTTCCTGCTACAGTCTGAAGGCCCTAAGATAGCAGAAAAACTGCTCAAAGCCATCAGTAGCGCTAAGAGGCTGTCCATGTCTCCTCCGCCAATGGAAGACCGCCCCATCACGCCTAAGACAGATACCATCAAGCCGATCAAATTGGAAAGTAAACTGTCCCCCATATCCCCCGAGACGAAACCTGTTAAATTAGAACCAATCAAACCTTTAGCGAAGGCTGAAGTAGCAAAGAAGGTGACGCCAGACAGTACAGATACCATATTTGGTGAACCTTCAAACTTGTTGGATGTGAAGCGTGATATTCTCGACGTGAAGAAAGCTAAGCCGGAGGAGATCGTGGTGCCGCGGTTGCAGAGTCCGCTGAACATTCTAGAGCGACGTAAGAGCGTGGCGGAGCTGCCGCTGAGCGTGCCCGGCAAGAACAACAAGGTGCTGAGCGACACTATACAGAAGCTGTCCAGCCAGATCAACCAGTCTGCTGCCGCCGTCGCAGCCACCGTACCGCTGCCCTTCCCTAGTGACGAACGTACCGACTCCAGTGATTCTGATGATTCCGATAGGAG GTTAATAATAGACAAGCTGGTGGTGGACGAGTGGGGCAGCGGGGGCCGGTCACCAGTGTCGGCGCCGACGCCTTCCCTGGGGTCTCTGGGTGCTCTAGCAGCGGGGGCGAGCGCGGTGAGCGCGGGGCTCACAGTGGGGGCGGCGCTGACGGTGGGGGCGCGGGCGCTGCACGCGGGCAAGTCGCCGGGCGAGTGGAGCGCGGGCGAGTCGCTGCTCATGCTGGAAGACGCCTGCAAGAACGAGCGCAAGCATA GCGCAAGCGTAGTCGTAGCAGGCGGACCTCGGGAATCGCTATCAATGCGGGAAGGGCGGGAGGGTCGTGAGACGCGGGAGGCGCGGGACGAGGACGGCAACATCTCGCTGCTGCTGTGCGAGGAGACCATCCCCGGGTCGCCGGCGCCAGACGCCGAGCCCGCGCCGCCCCGCCAGCGCCTGCACATGCCCTTCGCGTCCGCGCCGCCGCATCAACATACCAAAG AGGAGCGGCGCGCTGGAGCAGGAGGAGCTCCAAACCCTGGCGGTCAGGGCGGGGCGGGAGGGAGTGGCGGCGGGGGCGGGGCGGGCGCTGCGGAGGGCGGGGCGCGGGAGGCGTGGCCTCGCGGCCGAGCGCTCGTCGACAACACGCCGCCTACAACGCCGGACAGCAGTCTTGATCTGTCACCGCCGCATAG GGAGCGTCGGATATCGGAACGGGACAGTCCTTCGGAACGCAAAGAGGATGAACACGAAGGCCGAGGTAACGACGCTGCTGGTATGGACGTCGAGAAACCTCATG CGGGCGGGCGTTCTCGCAAGGCGTCGGAGAGCTCGGCGGCGGGCTCGCGGCACCGCACGCGACGGACGCGACGCGACACGGACGACGCGTCGCATCTGCACCCCGCGCATCACACGCACCACTCGCATCACCATCCGCCGCTCAAGTACAACTTCTATGTCGAGCTGG ATCCTTCATGGGACTGTCACACGCGCATCAACGTGCTGACTTCCCGGCTGGCAGATCTGCGCAAGGCATATCACTCTGTGAAGGCAGAGCTCGCGGCTATAGACCGTCGACGCAAGAAGTTACGGAGAAAGGAGAGGGAAG CTGTAAAGGCTGCAAAAGCCGCCTGCTCCTGA
- the Htk gene encoding AT-rich interactive domain-containing protein 4A isoform X4 has product MQGDDPPFLPVGTDVSAKYKGAFCEAKIKKVVRNIKCKVTLKAGGGTITVNDDVIKGTLRVGNIVEVKQDPKKDPMEAVITKIQDCSQYTVVFDDGDITTLRRSALCLKSGRHFNESETLDQLPLTHPEHFSTPVIAGRRGRRGRAQSDESEGSGSGRRVKADVEPHVGRVVLVEAGGGAERRRPHQPAFPALVVAPTAQIKVKEDYLVRSFKDGRYYTVPKKEAREFRKGSAPLEWAGVEAALQYLNNAVLPPHWDRDALFNEPRNTSDDSSDDEPREEKDHFVAQLYKFMDERGTPLNRNPTIANKDIDLYRLFKVVEKLGGYNRVTNQNQWKTIADKMGFHPVTTSITNLCKQAYKKFLHSYEDFYRKLGVTLVAHPRGARTPPAGRSLIRDRDRQPPASSSASSCSTPTPPAHSALQRGKDKDSDKSETDKSEKSEKDEKPEKLEKSKEKAPRISDGEDSADNQPLIVTAPKVEKEKEREKEREKEKEKEKEKEREKEKEREREKEKEKEKEKEKEKDKDKEKDKSSASTSTSEEKEKVVLKPRSQSKGRTITPVRSDGHDKRTPKRRPLSSKSEGMSAGTSRASRRPHASTDSDSSGRASRCGPIKKMQSRRSQSANSASSGNTIASNSSKRPRKRKNTEPSTNEPTPRSGVSNVKAQVGDKLKVYYGPTQSESKVTYEAKVIDKSATGDLLRVHYTGWNTRYDEWIKPQRIALNVTQHEQRNKKGSGMSRRVRSKRTEESSARSDTDSDSESDDDVKRPPKKSDDKSSSKTPSRSKDVKSSDSSSSSKPRKRPVRTVSTPTSVSPPKKTRPNAGGHQGRDYDLNEIRSELKGLHTVKQEPDDAVKQEGTDKDTTPPSQSNAPPPEPMQQDKQAEDVYEFKEPEPFELELHDEKKKRTHRIFDDISPSKYTSTLSKSLSEEISEDPMRPRPSSLRSPSLSPFRDFVASRDAGRQSPEDDSKDGLFSLDDDSFPGDGSSGPTFEGFTPAKNQETYSKKSKVSKLRELIDDSPDSPADDEQSSDDEPEDIPMKMEVRAPTPVLPVVEEVKSPPTPLKDEPIEPEPELIVKEIVEVKETLKEDIPEPPKTPPPQKKPESPPAKANIQSTANTTITPPSITVTVATTSEHKAETPEKPNKEEPLRILSVAIPILEHKENTLKLKIDKKLDPVPVDPAILKMQPPSSPLIDTEEDKSEPDSPARIDVLPEPPPGFLLQSEGPKIAEKLLKAISSAKRLSMSPPPMEDRPITPKTDTIKPIKLESKLSPISPETKPVKLEPIKPLAKAEVAKKVTPDSTDTIFGEPSNLLDVKRDILDVKKAKPEEIVVPRLQSPLNILERRKSVAELPLSVPGKNNKVLSDTIQKLSSQINQSAAAVAATVPLPFPSDERTDSSDSDDSDRRLIIDKLVVDEWGSGGRSPVSAPTPSLGSLGALAAGASAVSAGLTVGAALTVGARALHAGKSPGEWSAGESLLMLEDACKNERKHSASVVVAGGPRESLSMREGREGRETREARDEDGNISLLLCEETIPGSPAPDAEPAPPRQRLHMPFASAPPHQHTKEERRAGAGGAPNPGGQGGAGGSGGGGGAGAAEGGAREAWPRGRALVDNTPPTTPDSSLDLSPPHRERRISERDSPSERKEDEHEGRGNDAAGMDVEKPHAGGRSRKASESSAAGSRHRTRRTRRDTDDASHLHPAHHTHHSHHHPPLKYNFYVELDPSWDCHTRINVLTSRLADLRKAYHSVKAELAAIDRRRKKLRRKEREAVKAAKAACS; this is encoded by the exons ATG CAGGGTGACGACCCACCGTTCTTGCCAGTGGGTACAGATGTTAGTGCAAAGTATAAAGGTGCATTCTGTGAAGCTAAGATAAAGAAAGTTGTAAGAAATATTAAGTGCAAG GTAACATTAAAAGCAGGTGGTGGTACAATCACAGTGAATGATGATGTGATCAAAGGTACCCTGCGTGTTGGGAACATAGTGGAGGTGAAGCAGGACCCTAAGAAGGACCCAATGGAAGCCGTCATCACTAAGATACAAGACTGTAGCCAGTATACTGTTG TATTTGACGACGGCGACATAACGACGCTACGACGTTCGGCATTGTGTCTGAAGAGTGGTCGGCACTTCAACGAAAGCGAGACTTTGGACCAGTTACCCCTCACGCATCCGGAACACTTCTCTACGCCTGTGATAGCCGGCCGGAGGGGGAGGCGTGGGAGAGCACA GTCGGATGAAAGCGAAGGCTCCGGTTCTGGGCGCCGCGTGAAGGCCGACGTGGAGCCGCACGTGGGGCGCGTGGTGCTGGTGGAGGCGGGCGGCGGGGCGGAGCGGCGCCGTCCCCACCAGCCCGCCTTCCCCGCCCTCGTGGTCGCGCCCACTGCGCAGATCAAAGTCAAGGAGGATTATCTTGTGCGCTCCTTCAAGGATGGCAGATA TTACACAGTCCCGAAGAAGGAAGCTCGCGAGTTCCGCAAGGGCAGCGCCCCACTGGAGTGGGCGGGCGTGGAGGCGGCGCTGCAGTACTTGAACAACGCCGTGCTGCCGCCACACTGGGATAGAGACGCGCTCTTCAACGAGCCTAGGAACACTTCCGATGAT AGTTCGGATGACGAGCCTCGTGAAGAAAAGGACCATTTCGTGGCGCAATTGTACAAATTCATGGATGAGCGAGGGACACCTCTCAATAGGAACCCCACAATCGCCAACAAGGATATTGACTTGTACAGATTATTCAAA GTTGTGGAGAAGCTGGGTGGCTACAACAGAGTGACAAATCAGAATCAATGGAAAACCATAGCTGATAAGATGGGTTTCCACCCAGTGACAACAAGCATCACAAACCTATGTAAACAAGCATACAAGAA GTTCCTGCACAGTTACGAGGACTTCTACCGCAAGCTGGGCGTGACGCTAGTGGCGCACCCGCGCGGCGCCCGCACCCCCCCCGCCGGCCGCTCCCTCATCCGCGACCGCGACCGCCAGCCGCCCGCCTCCTCCTCCGCGTCCAGCTGCTCCacgcccacgccgcccgcgcactcCGCGCTACAG CGTGGCAAAGATAAGGATTCGGACAAAAGTGAGACGGACAAGAGCGAGAAGAGTGAAAAAGACGAGAAGCCGGAGAAGTTAGAGAAATCGAAGGAGAAGGCGCCGCGCATCAGCGACGGAGAGGATAGCGCCGACAACCAGCCACTCATCGTCACTGCTCCTAA AGTggagaaagaaaaagaaagggAAAAAGAACGCGAAAAGGAgaaggaaaaagaaaaagagaAGGAACGCGAAAAGGAGAAGGAAAGAGAAAGAGAGAAGGAGAAAGAGAAAGAAAAGGAAAAGGAGAAAGAGAAGGATAAGGATAAGGAAAAAGACAAGAGTTCAGCGTCGACCAGCACGAGCGAGGAGAAAGAGAAAGTGGTGTTGAAGCCTAGATCTCAGTCTAAAGGCCGCACTATCACGCCTGTTAGGAGCGACGGACACGACAAGCGTACGCCCAAGAGACGCCCCCTGTCTTCCAAGA GTGAAGGTATGAGTGCGGGCACATCACGGGCGTCTCGGCGGCCGCATGCGTCAACTGATAGCGACAGCTCGGGACGGGCTTCCAG GTGTGGACCTATAAAGAAAATGCAGAGTCGCCGCAGCCAGAGCGCCAACTCAGCGAGTAGCGGCAATACTATTGCTTCTAACAGCAGCAAGCGACCACGCAAGAGGAAGAACACAGA GCCATCAACAAATGAACCGACACCGCGATCTGGAGTATCGAACGTGAAGGCTCAAGTGGGCGACAAGCTGAAAGTGTATTACGGACCCACCCAGTCCGAATCCAAG GTAACATACGAAGCTAAAGTGATAGACAAGTCAGCGACGGGCGACCTCTTACGAGTACACTATACCGGCTGGAACACGCGGTATGACGAGTGGATCAAACCGCAACGGATCGCGCTTAACGTTACACAGCATGAGCAGAGGAATAAGAAG ggaTCGGGCATGAGTAGGCGTGTTCGTAGCAAGAGGACAGAAG AGTCATCAGCACGATCAGATACAGACAGCGATTCAGAAAGCGATGACGATGTCAAGAGGCCGCCTAAGAAGTCGGACGATAAATCAAgctcaaaaa CTCCTTCAAGATCTAAAGATGTAAAATCCAGTGACAGCAGTAGTTCAAGCAAGCCCCGCAAGAGGCCAGTGCGAACAGTATCGACGCCCACTTCGGTATCTCCTCCTAAGAAGACGCGGCCCAACGCCGGCGGGCACCAGGGCCGCGACTACGACCTCAACGAGATACGATCAGAGCTTAAAGGCCTTCATACTGTCAAACAGGAGCCTGATGACGCGGTCAAACAGGAGGGCACCGACAAAGATACTACCCCCCCTTCGCAGTCAAACGCCCCTCCCCCAGAACCAATGCAACAAGACAAACAAGCCGAAGACGTGTACGAGTTCAAAGAACCCGAGCCCTTCGAACTGGAACTACATGATGAAAAGAAAAAGCGAACACATCGGATATTCGACGATATTTCGCCAAGCAAATATACGTCTACTTTGTCCAAGTCGTTGAGTGAGGAAATTTCAGAGGATCCGATGCGACCGCGGCCGTCTTCTCTAAGGTCTCCTTCCTTGTCGCCATTCAGAGATTTCGTAGCAAGTCGGGACGCGGGTCGCCAGAGTCCTGAAGATGACTCTAAGGATGGACTGTTCTCACTAGACGATGACTCATTTCCAGGCGACGGTAGTTCAGGACCCACTTTTGAAGGTTTCACTCCAGCCAAGAATCAAGAAACATATTCTAAAAAGAGCAAGGTGTCTAAGCTGAGAGAACTCATTGATGATTCTCCAGATAGTCCAGCAGATGATGAACAGTCTTCTGATGATGAACCAGAAGACATACCCATGAAAATGGAAGTAAGAGCACCGACTCCAGTATTACCAGTTGTTGAAGAAGTTAAGAGCCCTCCAACTCCTCTAAAAGACGAACCAATAGAGCCAGAACCAGAGTTAATTGTTAAAGAAATAGTCGAAGTGAAGGAAACGCTTAAAGAGGACATTCCCGAGCCGCCTAAAACGCCGCCACCTCAGAAGAAACCTGAGTCTCCACCTGCAAAAGCGAATATACAATCTACTGCAAACACTACAATTACTCCGCCAAGCATCACAGTCACAGTGGCAACTACTTCAGAACATAAAGCAGAAACCCCTGAGAAGCCTAACAAAGAAGAACCCTTAAGAATTCTCTCGGTTGCTATTCCCATTCTAGAACATAAAGAAAATACACTCAAGCTTAAAATTGATAAGAAATTGGATCCTGTGCCAGTAGACCCTGCAATTCTGAAGATGCAGCCTCCTTCGAGCCCTTTGATCGACACCGAGGAAGACAAATCGGAACCGGACAGTCCCGCTAGAATCGATGTACTCCCGGAGCCGCCACCAGGGTTCCTGCTACAGTCTGAAGGCCCTAAGATAGCAGAAAAACTGCTCAAAGCCATCAGTAGCGCTAAGAGGCTGTCCATGTCTCCTCCGCCAATGGAAGACCGCCCCATCACGCCTAAGACAGATACCATCAAGCCGATCAAATTGGAAAGTAAACTGTCCCCCATATCCCCCGAGACGAAACCTGTTAAATTAGAACCAATCAAACCTTTAGCGAAGGCTGAAGTAGCAAAGAAGGTGACGCCAGACAGTACAGATACCATATTTGGTGAACCTTCAAACTTGTTGGATGTGAAGCGTGATATTCTCGACGTGAAGAAAGCTAAGCCGGAGGAGATCGTGGTGCCGCGGTTGCAGAGTCCGCTGAACATTCTAGAGCGACGTAAGAGCGTGGCGGAGCTGCCGCTGAGCGTGCCCGGCAAGAACAACAAGGTGCTGAGCGACACTATACAGAAGCTGTCCAGCCAGATCAACCAGTCTGCTGCCGCCGTCGCAGCCACCGTACCGCTGCCCTTCCCTAGTGACGAACGTACCGACTCCAGTGATTCTGATGATTCCGATAGGAG GTTAATAATAGACAAGCTGGTGGTGGACGAGTGGGGCAGCGGGGGCCGGTCACCAGTGTCGGCGCCGACGCCTTCCCTGGGGTCTCTGGGTGCTCTAGCAGCGGGGGCGAGCGCGGTGAGCGCGGGGCTCACAGTGGGGGCGGCGCTGACGGTGGGGGCGCGGGCGCTGCACGCGGGCAAGTCGCCGGGCGAGTGGAGCGCGGGCGAGTCGCTGCTCATGCTGGAAGACGCCTGCAAGAACGAGCGCAAGCATA GCGCAAGCGTAGTCGTAGCAGGCGGACCTCGGGAATCGCTATCAATGCGGGAAGGGCGGGAGGGTCGTGAGACGCGGGAGGCGCGGGACGAGGACGGCAACATCTCGCTGCTGCTGTGCGAGGAGACCATCCCCGGGTCGCCGGCGCCAGACGCCGAGCCCGCGCCGCCCCGCCAGCGCCTGCACATGCCCTTCGCGTCCGCGCCGCCGCATCAACATACCAAAG AGGAGCGGCGCGCTGGAGCAGGAGGAGCTCCAAACCCTGGCGGTCAGGGCGGGGCGGGAGGGAGTGGCGGCGGGGGCGGGGCGGGCGCTGCGGAGGGCGGGGCGCGGGAGGCGTGGCCTCGCGGCCGAGCGCTCGTCGACAACACGCCGCCTACAACGCCGGACAGCAGTCTTGATCTGTCACCGCCGCATAG GGAGCGTCGGATATCGGAACGGGACAGTCCTTCGGAACGCAAAGAGGATGAACACGAAGGCCGAGGTAACGACGCTGCTGGTATGGACGTCGAGAAACCTCATG CGGGCGGGCGTTCTCGCAAGGCGTCGGAGAGCTCGGCGGCGGGCTCGCGGCACCGCACGCGACGGACGCGACGCGACACGGACGACGCGTCGCATCTGCACCCCGCGCATCACACGCACCACTCGCATCACCATCCGCCGCTCAAGTACAACTTCTATGTCGAGCTGG ATCCTTCATGGGACTGTCACACGCGCATCAACGTGCTGACTTCCCGGCTGGCAGATCTGCGCAAGGCATATCACTCTGTGAAGGCAGAGCTCGCGGCTATAGACCGTCGACGCAAGAAGTTACGGAGAAAGGAGAGGGAAG CTGTAAAGGCTGCAAAAGCCGCCTGCTCCTGA